One Halopelagius longus genomic window, CCATGGAAGAGGCAGATGCAACGGTCGAAGCATCGACCATGGAAGAGGCAGATGCAACGGTCGAAGCATCGACCATGGAAGAGAAGTAGAACTCGACTGAATCGAAGAAGGGTTTAATTATCCCTTCTATTATTTTTCTCTGGCAATTCAAGCGACGGTCACAGAATTTTGCGATATCGGTAGATGACAGCTCGGCTACGAGCCCGCGAGTCACTCAAAGCATCCGCAGTTGACTACCCACTAGATTGCGACAAGGGAGATCTTCAGAGGCTACTCTCAAACGACTCCTGGAAGTTGTCTGGGCTTTCAGACACACCTCAGACCCAAGAGAATCTTTCAGCAAATGAGGCTGGTCTAAATTTTCCGCTTGAATCCACTCGTGAGCTAACACCGCTTAGTTACATCCACCTATTTAGCCTACCAGAAGTCCCTGAGGAAATTAGAAATATATCGCGAAGGCGTTAGACGACTCGTGATCAACTCGCAGAGTCGAACAAGTTCTATCGAGCAGGAGCCGTCGATATCGTCATTCCTAAAGACGACCTGTTTACCGGCAACCGAACAGGCACAGACTGTAGTCTCCACTTCCACCGACACACTCTCGTCTTAGTCAATAGCAGGATACCTTGGTAGAGATAGTTTTGAGATACTATAAGAGGAGGTTAGTTGATTATGCGTTCTCTGTGAGTGCGGATAGAGCAACGTCATCATCAACGAACAGTCTATTTGTATAATATAATAATTTAAATTAAATCTCAATTCACCCATATCCGTTACAATACTAATACTGTAAGATTAGGATTTTCTTCTCAAGGGGGAAAGATTCCAGAGTGAGTAGAAAATAGACCTGCGCTCATCTTTCTCCTTTAGACCATTCGTGGGTCCAGAGACATCATCCTCTACTATTCCATTCTCGTAGTCTCCCACAGTAACAGGTAGAACACCACTCAGTAATGTTAACGACCGCAACGACCGACTCACAGAACGGTTTCGTGCACCGAACTGCATCTATCCTGTTCCGCCTGCGGTATCGATATCGACCTGTAGTCTCTTGGAAACACGTTACTAGGAATTAGTTTGGCGTCTCAGACTTATTCCATGACACTCAGTAAGAGTGGATGGGGGCTTGTAGGCCTCCCCATTTTTTAATTGGCTGTAAATATGAGTCGCTAGAGGAGGCCTGATCCCGGTGGCTCATCTGCGTGAGTTATCTTCTCTCTGTGCCATCCCACAGTTCATAGACTGAATTGGGACTGCCTTAGGAAGATACACTCATCACTATAATGAGCGTTTGCGGCATTGATAGTATCGTAGGCTATAAAGTTTTGTTCGCGAGCGGCCTACAGCATCTCACGGATTTTCGACTCCGAGATGTTCTCATGCCATCGTGGCATTTGTGGCTTGTCTAGCTTTGTCTGCACGGCAGTTATACTTATTTCTTTGAGTGGCCGGATTTATCTTCACAGAGCGGGTCGAGTTCTTTGAGACTTAAGTTCCCTTATCGTCTTATAGGGGTATCTATTCGGCTACCTCGGATACATAACTGATCTCCCCTCGGACACTACCGTCTTTCAGACTCAAACCGACTGAGTTCTTCATTCTCCGTATCTGTGGATTTGCGACCACATGTGGATTCTGTATAGCGGTATGTGATATATTTGATTAGTATAGCACGGATATGCGCTGATTTCGGAGGATGGAGGTCTGTGTGTACTGTTTAAGTATTGTAGTGTTCCACTTTTCCTTAAAAGAATAAGGAAAAGTGGGTTGTGGTAGGGTAACGCTGTACCCTCATCGGACTCGATGCCATCCACGAAATCCCTGGGTTACAGCCCCCGAAACGCCCATCCTGTCACAAGAGGCCAACAGTGAACGTCGACGAGACGACCGAATTCACCGAGACTGTCGACCGCTACCTTCGCTCCAGCGGTGGCTTAAAGCAGTACCGCGAGACCGCCGAGACGGTCCTCAGACAGTTCGAGTCGTGGCTGCGGCGCCAAACCCTCAACGGCTGACAGTAGTTGTGTACGCGATACAGAGGATGAGTTCAGCACGACGATCTCGTTTATTTCATACCGGCCCTACTGAACCAGCGGTTACGTAGATATGCATATCTACCGAGCGCTAACTCCAAACGGTGGGAGTAGGAGGGCGAATCACCCACGTACAGATGAAGACTACATTTAACCGTGTTACCCAACTACCGTTTGCCAATGAGCCAACAGGGCGAACGCAGTGACCAACCGGGGACGCCGGATCTCGAAAGCGGCCTCGAGGCATTGCGTCAGAGTCCTGAGTTTCGCGGCCCGGCCGAATCCCTCGATGGCCACGACCACGCCAACGACCATTTTGCACTCATATATAAGAACCGAGACGAGCAGTTCGCGGCCGCCATCCCATTCATCCACCAAGGGCTTGAGCAGGGTAAGCGATGCCTGTACATCGGGGATGACAACTCGAAAGCAGAAGTACTGGAAGCGATGCGGGCCCGCGGCATTGACGTGGACGGTGCCCTTGACTCGGGTGCGCTCTCCGTCTACACGGAGGCGGACACGTACCGCAGGACCGGCACGTTCAATCAGGATGCGATACTGGAGTTCTGGGAGGACTCCCTAACGGAGGCAACAGACGAGGACGGCTACACGGGAATCAGGGCAGCCTCCGAGATGACGTGAGCGCTGGATGAGGATACGAGCCCCGATCAACTGGTTGAGTACGAAGTGGCCCTCAACTCTCTGTTCCAGAACGAGGACTACACCGTCATGTGTCAGTATAATCGCGAGCGGTTCCCACCAGAGGTGCTCGAAGACGTCATCGAGACCCACCCGCACCTCATCCACGACAACGTGGTCTCTCACAACGTCTACTACACCCCACCCGAGGAGTTCTTCGGTCCCGAGCAGCCAGCCGACAAGGTTGATCGGATGATGGGGAAGCTGCGCGAGCAGACCGAGCGCAAGGAACACGAGCAGGCCAAACAGAGATTGTACGAGATCGTGGCCGATTCCGACAGGCCATTCGACGACAAACTCCAAGCGGTACTTGAGCTTGGCTGCGAGCGGTTCGACCTCGAATACGGCGGGATCGCCCGCATCGATCCGACGGCCGATCTGTTCGAGGTGGAGACCATACTAGGGGACCACGACCACCTCGTCCCGGGCAAGCAGTATTCGCTCTCCGAAACCTACTGCCAATTGGTGGCGGACGACGGAGAAACCGCTGCCGTCACCGACCCTGTAAGCGAGGGGTTCGAGGGGAAGACCATCGTGGAACGACTCGGTCGGATCAGCCAGACGGCGAGAACAATTCTCCAGACGAGTCTCGTATAGAGCAACGGTTTGGTGGCAGTTCGGACGACACGAGACAATTTCTTGGCCTCAGAGACCAACTAGCTCCCGTGAGCCATCAATCCACGTCAGAGAGTGCGTCACAGGTGACTCTCTCGTTCTCACCCCCCGGACGACCGAACGGCAGAAGCACTCGATTCCCCGTCGTACCGTTCGTACCTCCGTCGAACGCGGTCGGGATCGGTGAGCGTCGGGGACGAGTGGGAGGAGTTCGTCAGCAGAGGTTGCGGGAGTACACGTGACGTTACTCTCCGCGTCCAGTCGACAGAGGGCGGTGAGGTGATCGGTGAAGAGACAGAGCTAGTCTTCGAACCGAGCCGCGATTGACTGAACTCGGGCGGACTGTCCTGTCGGGGCTTGTCCCGCTTCGCTGACGTGGATTCGTTCCTATCCGTGTCTACTGCCGCGACCCTCCGGTTTATTTTATTTCCACTACTATGGCTACGTATGCCTGCGACGCTCGAAATCGCGTGCGAGAACGACGACTGTGAACTCGACATGGCGGAACTCCACTACACGTACGATATGCCCGACGACGTCACGGTCGATAACTTCCAGTGTCCGTACTGCGGCCAGTCGGATTCGCTTCGGGAAATCGAGCTTTAACCCGAGAAAACCGTTCTTTGAACGTTCTTCCGGCCAGTCCATCTCTTCAGCGACCGTCGAGTTCGTCCTCGACCTCGTCGTAGTCGGGGAAGTCCGGCCACTGCGACGCGACCCATGCGTATCGAATCGTCTGTTCCTCGTCTACGAGGAAGACTGCAGGACGCGGCTCGCTGACGCCGGCCATCCCATCGAGGTCGTTGACGATACCGTACTCCTCGGCGACGCCGTTCTGCGGGTCGCTGAACAGCCGGTACCCCATCTCTCGTTCGTCGATGAACGTCTTGTGCTCGTACGGGGACGAGATCGAGAGTCCGACGATCGTGACGTCGTACTCGTCGTCCCAGGCGCGGTCGCGAAGTTCGTTCCAGATGTACGTCGCCGGGAAGTCTCCGTCCATCGTGTAGAACACGAGGAGGACCGGGCCGTCGGTAGTGAGGTCCGACAGGGCGACGTCCTCCCAGTACTCGTCGTTGACTAGTGGGCGGACGAAGTCCGGTGCTCGGGTCCCTTCCGTGGGGTGATCCGACTCGCCGAGTTCGACGACTTCGAAGTCGAGATCCATCGGTTACGCCCCCGTCCCGTAAGTTCTCTCGAGGTACTCGACAATGTTCGCCGATTCGGACATCGTCACACCCGTGTTTTCGTCGACGATCGCCGGGACCGTTCGCTTTCCGCTAATGCGTTTGACGACGTCGCGTTCGGAGTGCATCGCCTCGACGAAGCGCGAGCGGTAGTCGAGGCCGTACTCGTTGAGAACGCGAACGACGCGCTCACAGAACGGACAGGCCTGAAGTCGATACAGCGTGATCGACGGTTCGTCTGTGGATTCGGAATCACTCATGGTGACGTTGTCGTGTTATTGGATCGGTAGCGGGTAAATACTGGGCTGTCAGCAGTCTGCGTAGGGAGTCACGTTCCTTCGACGAGTCGTTCTAACTGCTATGGCGGGACCGAACCTCGCGCGGCGTACCCGTCGTAAGCGAACGTCGAGACACCGGTGACGCCGTGACGTTGCACTTCGGCAAACAGCTCTCGAAGGCGTCCACGGAGTTCGTCGTCTTCGATTGCAGCCCGAATTTCGTCGCCGTCGTGCCTAGATATTTACCGCGCAAATGCATGTATGTGAATCATGAGCGAGGAGGACACCTCGGAGCAGTACGATGTCGTCGTCGTCGGTGGCGGTCCTGCGGGGATGACAGCGGCGCTGTACAGTACGCGGCTAGGTCACCAAACCGCGGTCGTCAGTCGGGGCGGCGGTCGAGCGGCGATGATGCAGGAGGTCCACAACCTGCTGGGCGTTCGCGAAGAAACCAGCGGCGCAGAGTTTCTCGGTATCGGATAGGAACAACTTGAAGAGTACGGCTGCGACATCCACCGAGACATGGTCACATCGTGTTCCCGTGACGAGGACGGACCCATCCGACTGTCAGGTAACAGCGGCGACTACGAGGCGGAGAGAGTGATCCTCGCCACCGGATTCAACGACGTCCGCCCTGAGCCGCCGCTTCCGCGGACCGGTCGCGGTCTCCACTACTGTCTCCACTGCGACGCGTACATGTTCGTCGACGAGTCGGTCTACGTCATGGGTCACTCCGAGAGCGCCGCACACGTCGCGGGAATCATGCTCAACTTCACCGACGAAGTCGACTTACTGACCCGCGGTGACGACCCCGAATGGAGCGACGAGACGGCGGAGATGCTCGACAACCACCCCATCGACGTCATCCACGAGGACGTCACCGGCGTGCAGAACGGCGAGGACGGTTGGCTGAAAGCGCTTGAGTTCGGCGACGGAACCGTCCGAGAGTACAAAGGAGGATTTGCTATGTACGGCGCGGAGTACAACAACGGACTCGCCCGCGAACTCGGCTGTGAAACCAACGACGATGGGTCCATAAAAGTCGGTGACCACGGACAGACATCGGTCGAGAACGTCTACGCCGTCGGCGACTGCACGCCGGGCCACAACCAACTTCCCGTCGGGATGGGAGAGGGTGCCAAGGCCGACATCGACGTTCACTTCCAGTTGCGCGACTTCCCACGAGATATGAGCCTGCTCGAAGAACAGGGCCCGGTCCGCTCGAAGGAAGTTCCGGGAATACCGGACGAACTGCTCGAACAGGCGGTCGACTTCCACACGTACGACTAATTTCCGATTCGACGCCTCCCTCTGTGAGTCTCACTCAACACTCCGCTGCCATCGGTCGGGGACTAACCGGCGTCGGAGCAGATACGCGGTGACGACGACGAGGGAGACGACTCCAATAATCGAGTATAGTTCCACTTCGGTGAGCGTTCGTGCGGCCTCGCCGATGGCGAGGACGAGAGCGGCTTCGAGAAAGTACTTCCCCCCTCGACCGAGAAGTGATGTGAGAACGTACGACCGAAGGTCGAGCCCGAGTACTCCCGACGCGACCGACAACAGTTCGTATCCCTCGGGGATCGGTGCGAACGCTCTGACCGAGAGAGTCACCAGCCCGTACCGTTCGAAGTATCTCTCTGCGCGGATGGCCCGTTCGTCGTCGAACCGGGATTCGAGGAGCGGACGGCCGCCCTTACGACCGATTCCGTAGCCGACGAGACCAGCCGTGACGGAGCTGGCCGTGGCGATGGCCGCATAGACGAACGCGAGTTCCGGCTGAGCGACCGCCAACGGAATGAGAACGAGGTCAGGTGGGACGGGCAAGAGACAGAATTCGAGAAACGCAACGGCGAACAGTCCGGGAGTACCGAAAGAAACAAAGAACTCTCGCGAGAACGCGACTGGCGCGAGGATGTCACCCAGAGTCACGTCGAAAGGTGTGTACGGCGAATCACAAGTACCCTTGGGCGTCGGACCGCGGAACGAGACGGTGGCCTCCTCTTACGCCTAGAAACCGGGAATCCCACCTTGGGACTCCGGGCCGGACTTCGTCCGACCCTGCAGTTTCACGATTTGTGCGTTCCAGGCATCTCCTACGTGGTAGTATCGGTTTGGCTGTCCTCTGGAGCAGTCAAACGCCTTCATCCTCAGCCGTCAGAACGCTCAGAAACGGCTTTGAGCTTCTGTTTGTCAATTTCGTCGAGTAACCTAAACGCGTCGGTTACCCAAGTGAGGAGACACTCACGGTGGCGCCGTCGCATTTCGTTTGGGGAGACTGGAGAGTACAGGTAAACTTGCCCGCCTTCATTGAGCGATTTTTTCCGACATTCAATAACCCCGAGTTCCCTCATCTGGGTGAGTTGCCGACTTACGGTACTCCGATTATACTCTAGAGCAGTAGCGATCTCGTCGGTCGTTGCCTCTTCCTCCTCCACGAGATAGACACAGATATCCACTCCTGTTTGAGAAATACCGAATACTTGTGACAAGAGATCCATTAGTGTAGGTTCGTTAACTGCGCCCACCTCTACGGGTTCCATCTCCTCGCCGCAGCACTTCTGTGCTGCGTTGCCGAGGGCGACAAATTCGCACTGACGACAGGAATAGGCAGTAACTTGCGGATCGATATTCCCGGAGTTCACATTCAGTTCTCGAACGTAGAGATTATTATTATACTCTACCAGAAAGCATCTTATTGGTGTTAACGCTCCGTTATCCATTGGTGTATGAGTAGGCCGTTGCTGGGTAGCATACTGAAAACGGTTTAACCGTGACATGCTCTTGAGGAATTTACGACCGTCCTAACGGAGGCGGAAATGCGGCGTTAGCCCAACAACGATTCACTCGCACTAAATCGATCGGCGCTGACGGTTGGATTGTTGTACAAATGACTCAGCAAGATCAGACTCCCCCTGGAGAAGGCCCAGGCGAGTTCTTCAAACGTATCGGTACTAAGTTATCCCGGCGGTCGTTTATGGCTAATTCGGCAATTGTCGGAAGCGGAGTGCTCACCCTGTCAGCCTCTGGGACCGAGACTGCGGCTGCCACGGGCGGCGGAGACGATGGACATGGCAACGGCGGTCAGGTGACCCCGGGCGAGATCACCGACCTCGACGTCCTCCAGTTCGCTCTGACGCTCGAAAAGCTCGAATACACCTTTTACAGAGAGGGACTAGAGACGTTCGACCAGGAGGCCATCAATCAATCCGAGGCGGCGGAGCGAACTGGCGATTCCGCCGAATCGATTCGCGCCCGCCTCGAAAACATCCGCGACCACGAAGAGGCGCACGTCAACGTCCTCACCGCCGTCATCGAGGCGCTCGGCGGTACGCCGGTTTCGGGCCTCGAGTTCGAGTTCCCCTACGACACCTTCGACGAGTTCATCGCGCTGGCGGCCGTGTTCGAGCCGCTCGGCGTCGACGCCTACGCCGGCGCAGCACCGCTCATCGATACGAAACTGCTCGTCCCCACGGCGCTATCGATCCACAGCGTGGAGGCCAACCATGCGGCGTATCTCCGCGATCTCAACGGCGAGAACCCGGTTCCACAGGCGTTCAACAATCCGCAAACGATGGACTCGGTCGTCGCGCAGGCGAGTCAGTTCATCGTCGGTGTGGGAGACGATCAGCAGCTCTTTGCGGTGACCATCGAGAACGTCTCCGATTCTAACACGCTGAACACGTCGGAGGGAGCCCAACCGGTGCCGCTATCGCCGGGTGCGTACGCGGTGCACTCGGAGGGGAACCCCATCTTCACGCCTGGCGAACCAGCCTCGGAGGGTCTCGCACGCCTCGCCGAGGACGGGTTCCCGCTCCGCCTAGTCAACGAGATGGATATTTCGCTGTTGCAGGAGCTCGTCGGTGACGAAACCGTCTCCGAAAGGGGCTACTTCCTGTCGCTCGAGGGCGGACTACCGCCGCTGAACCCGGGCGAGTCGGCCACGTTCTATCTCACCGCGACCGAAGGCGAGGCCCTCTCGTTCGCGACGATGTTCGTCCCGTCCAACGACGCCTTCTTCTCCCCCGGCGAAGAGGGTATCAGTCTATTCAGCAACGGATCGCCGGTCAGCTGCGACGCCACCGACCAGCTCACACTCTGGGACGCAGGGACCGAGGAGAATCAGCCTCCTGGCATAGGGGAGGATACCAAACCGAATCAGCCACTGACGGCGATTAACGTCGGACCGGACGAGGATAGGCCAGTTCAACCTATCGAAGAGGTTGACGATGAGTTCGAGTATCCCGAGGTTTCCGATGTGATTAACGTCACTATCGAGCCACAGTAGGGTCGAGCAGATATCTCGACCCTCGTCGGCCGAGATTCGATCGAGTCTTCATAAACGGGGAGGCTATCCCCGAGAACACACCGTCCCACTCAAAGGAATCGCAACCCTCGCTCTGCTGGCTATCGTAGTCGTATTTAATACATCACCACTTGCCGTCGTCACCCCATCCCAGTTAGGACTCATCCTCGTTTGCGCTAACGGCGGTTCCATTCATCCCTTCAGCCGTACTTCTGCCCTACGTCGTGAGAGTCGCAACGATCTTACGAGGAACGACGCCAACGTCGTTGTTCACCGTTCCGATCACAAGAAGTCAGTCGTCCAAGCAGTAATAGAGCTATTTGACTCTCGCTTCAAGGTATCCTCTGCGGGATCAACTCACGAGAAGTGGGGAAGCACCTCCCGTTCGGCGAAGTCGATGAACTCGTTCTGATCCGGACCGAGGAGTTGGAGGTAGACGTGGTCGAATCCGGCATCCCGATACGACTCGATACGGTCAACGTACGGTTGCGGGTCGGGACCGGTAACGGTACTCTCCGCGACGTCCTCTTCGGAGTGTAGCCTGCTTGTCGATTTTAGAAATTCGAGGGGACGAACCGTGCAATCCTCGGCGATTCTCCCCGTTCACCGTCTCTATCGTCCGTTAGAGTACTGTGTCGGATTTTGAGAATATGTTATCACGGCCACGATTCTCGTTACAGATATATGTCTGTAACGGGAACGTTCGGAAGCGTATCGTTCGCTCGGTATGTGCGCAGATTACTACATCGGCGCGGTACCGTGTCGGTACATCTCTACCACCATCACCTCACGACGACGGATAGCGTCTGTACTACCGAACTGACGAAACTGCCGACGGCAACAGGAAGAAGAGAGGTCAGACCGAGGCCGACTACTGCGACGTCTCTGTGTGAGTTGGGGCAGTCGAGTTCGGATTCGATTCGTTCCCCGTTCCCGTCGAGGTGTTCGTCTCCGAGTCCCCCGCGGTCCTCACTGGTTGGTCAGTCTCCCCGGGGACGCCCCGCCCGTCGTAGAAACTTCCGCCCCACTGCCCGATCCAGACGTCTTGGTTGGCGAGGTACAGCGCCTGAGCGGTCGTGAACCGATCGTCAGTCACCTCCCACTCGTCGGCGTCGGCGAGGTACGTGACCTCTGTGTTGTAGACCGCGGCTTGACCGTACTTCCCACCCGCGTTCTGGGGGAGTGGAAGCACGTACCTCTCCTCCGGGTCAAGAGACGCCGGACGTTGGGCGCGCTGGAGTCTCCCGCGGTTAAACGTCTGGTTGAAATAGGTGGCGAAGAGGTCCTGAGCACCCTCTATATCGAGCACGGCGTCCGCCGCGTTCAGGCCGCCTGTAACGTCACCCGCGTCCCGTGCCGTGATGGTGTAGGTTTCGTCGTCGGTTCCCGTGGCGAACGTTCCGGCGTCCTCGTCCCAGAACTGTTCCATCATGCAGTTCAGGACGGCCCTCGCGGTGTTCTGGTGACTGACACCCTCGACCTGTGAAGCCCACAACAGACCCTGTCCGACGGCGCCCTGCGTGGCAGCCTGGTTCTCCGTACCGTTCTGGACCACGCCGTCGTCCGAGAGGTTGTCCTTGATTAGGCTGGCGAGCGCGTTCGCGTACTCGGCGGCCCGTTCGCGCAAGGTTTCGCTTCCGGCGTGGGTGCCGTACCATCCCATTCCACCGAGCATCACGCCGACATCCCGCGTGCTGCCCATCTCAACGACTTTCTCCGGCGGGAATGCGTTCATCGTGGTCTTCGCCATTCCGTCAAGGAGTTGTTGAAGCTTCTCCGAGGGGATGAGCGGCTTCGGATTGACGTACCCGTACCAACCGCCTTCGGCGAGACTTACCATGTCGGAGAGGAACCAGAGCATCGCCGCGTGCTGCATCGGTCGCGGTTCGGAGTCGACGACCTCCTTCTTCTTCGGGTTGTACCCCGACACGAGCAGTAGATTGTCGTCGTTCT contains:
- a CDS encoding spondin domain-containing protein; amino-acid sequence: MANSAIVGSGVLTLSASGTETAAATGGGDDGHGNGGQVTPGEITDLDVLQFALTLEKLEYTFYREGLETFDQEAINQSEAAERTGDSAESIRARLENIRDHEEAHVNVLTAVIEALGGTPVSGLEFEFPYDTFDEFIALAAVFEPLGVDAYAGAAPLIDTKLLVPTALSIHSVEANHAAYLRDLNGENPVPQAFNNPQTMDSVVAQASQFIVGVGDDQQLFAVTIENVSDSNTLNTSEGAQPVPLSPGAYAVHSEGNPIFTPGEPASEGLARLAEDGFPLRLVNEMDISLLQELVGDETVSERGYFLSLEGGLPPLNPGESATFYLTATEGEALSFATMFVPSNDAFFSPGEEGISLFSNGSPVSCDATDQLTLWDAGTEENQPPGIGEDTKPNQPLTAINVGPDEDRPVQPIEEVDDEFEYPEVSDVINVTIEPQ
- a CDS encoding redoxin domain-containing protein, coding for MDLDFEVVELGESDHPTEGTRAPDFVRPLVNDEYWEDVALSDLTTDGPVLLVFYTMDGDFPATYIWNELRDRAWDDEYDVTIVGLSISSPYEHKTFIDEREMGYRLFSDPQNGVAEEYGIVNDLDGMAGVSEPRPAVFLVDEEQTIRYAWVASQWPDFPDYDEVEDELDGR
- a CDS encoding helix-turn-helix domain-containing protein gives rise to the protein MDNGALTPIRCFLVEYNNNLYVRELNVNSGNIDPQVTAYSCRQCEFVALGNAAQKCCGEEMEPVEVGAVNEPTLMDLLSQVFGISQTGVDICVYLVEEEEATTDEIATALEYNRSTVSRQLTQMRELGVIECRKKSLNEGGQVYLYSPVSPNEMRRRHRECLLTWVTDAFRLLDEIDKQKLKAVSERSDG
- a CDS encoding glutathione S-transferase N-terminal domain-containing protein — its product is MSDSESTDEPSITLYRLQACPFCERVVRVLNEYGLDYRSRFVEAMHSERDVVKRISGKRTVPAIVDENTGVTMSESANIVEYLERTYGTGA
- a CDS encoding YqaA family protein produces the protein MTLGDILAPVAFSREFFVSFGTPGLFAVAFLEFCLLPVPPDLVLIPLAVAQPELAFVYAAIATASSVTAGLVGYGIGRKGGRPLLESRFDDERAIRAERYFERYGLVTLSVRAFAPIPEGYELLSVASGVLGLDLRSYVLTSLLGRGGKYFLEAALVLAIGEAARTLTEVELYSIIGVVSLVVVTAYLLRRRLVPDRWQRSVE
- a CDS encoding DUF7559 family protein; protein product: MPATLEIACENDDCELDMAELHYTYDMPDDVTVDNFQCPYCGQSDSLREIEL
- a CDS encoding plasmid stabilization protein, with the protein product MKRDDNSRTERTVDGASRRSFLKIAAAAGGVAGMSGLTSAESETPDVAYEWQDATLDSYWYSLYNMNTTIAVSGVGVLFPHNEQQKKMFKKRLRAILKHSEVDKPPIKNPNLNMAPFTEGDPHFTQKPVAPFTVDSRKHQHGDGHGEAPTVQRIHANTMAWNREEMSHVVSPSSVAWTHLKGVTWAKNFQNHFGLLPENMAAKFRAQMLTTIAQISIKATLVDGGPDGNGALTKNDDNLLLVSGYNPKKKEVVDSEPRPMQHAAMLWFLSDMVSLAEGGWYGYVNPKPLIPSEKLQQLLDGMAKTTMNAFPPEKVVEMGSTRDVGVMLGGMGWYGTHAGSETLRERAAEYANALASLIKDNLSDDGVVQNGTENQAATQGAVGQGLLWASQVEGVSHQNTARAVLNCMMEQFWDEDAGTFATGTDDETYTITARDAGDVTGGLNAADAVLDIEGAQDLFATYFNQTFNRGRLQRAQRPASLDPEERYVLPLPQNAGGKYGQAAVYNTEVTYLADADEWEVTDDRFTTAQALYLANQDVWIGQWGGSFYDGRGVPGETDQPVRTAGDSETNTSTGTGNESNPNSTAPTHTETSQ